One Gemmatimonadaceae bacterium genomic window, CCCCGCTGACGATCCGCGCGTGCGGAGCACCGTCGAACAAATCGAGAAGCGGCTCGTCGTCGATGGGCTCGTCCTTCGGTACGACAGCGAAAAGACGGACGACGGACTACCCGGGGGCGAAGGCGCGTTCCTCGCGTGCAGCTTCTGGCTCGCCAACAACTATGTTCTCCTTGGCCGTCACGCTGACGCGCGCAAGCTGTTCGAACGTCTGCTGTCCTTGTCCAACGACGTCGGTCTCCTCTCCGAGGAGTACGATCCACGCGCGAAGCGGCTGGTCGGAAACTTCCCGCAGGCGTTTTCGCATGTCGCGGTTGTCGGCACCGCGTTCAATCTCGCCCGCACAGACAGGTTCGAGGAGCGGAAGCCGGTCCGCGAGCAACGTGAGCGCGTAGAGACGTAGCTTGTCATCCTGAGCGAAGCGCTGACGCTCCTCAGGATGAGCGAAGGGCCTTGGCCTGGTGCTTGCCCGGCACCGCTGCAATGGTCATCAAGGGATTTCACGTCGGTCGGCTGTTGAAGGAGGTCGGCAAGGCGATCTGGGCCGACAACATCCTCACGATCGCTGCGGCGGTCGCGTACAACTTCTTCTTCTCGATCTTTCCGCTGCTGCTCTTCGCCGCGCCGCTGCTCAGTCTCGTGGGCAACAAGCAGGTGCTCTTCGGCTGGATCCTGCAACAGTTGGCGACGACGGTGCCACCGGCGGCATACACGATGCTCGCGGGTGTCGCGCACGATGTGGTCTTCGCGCCGAGCGCGCCCGGTCTCGTCTCGATCGGCGCGCTGCTCACGGCGTACTCGGCATCGAACATCTTTGGTTCGTTGATGGGCGCGCTGAACATCGCATACCACGTGAAGAACGACCGGCGTCCCTGGTGGAAGCAGCGATTGATTCAGCTCGGCATGGTCGTCGTTGCCGGCGGTCTGCTTGCGATCGCGGCGGCGGTGATGATGGCGGGCCCGAACATCGTCGAGACCGTTGCGCGAGTCACGCGCCTGAGCGGCCTAACGAAGTGGGGCTGGATGATTGTGCAGTATCCGCTCGCGTTCACCTTTCTCGTCGTCGCGTTCTGGTTGATGTACTACATCCTGCCGGATTTTCCGCAGCACAAGCGACAGATCACGGTGGGCGCGATCATCGCGGCGGCGCTGTGGGTCATCGCGACGAGCCTCTTCCGACTGTACGTCGTTCATTTCACAACTTTCAACAAAGCCTACGGTACCATCGGCGGCGTGTTGTTGCTGCTGACGTGGATGTACTACTCGATGGTCGTGGTGTTGGCGGGCGGAGAGCTCAATGCGGAGCTCGCGAAAGGGACGGCCGAAGTGGCGCCTCAGCCCAAGACGGAGTACGACAAGCAAGTGGCGGCGGCACAAAGCGAGCGCGCTGCGCAGGATCGGCACGAGGAGAAGAAGAAGGAGCAGAAGGAAGTCCGCTCGGCGGCCAAGCGCGAACAGCTCGCGAAGGAATAGCTCGCGCCATTCCTAGGCGACGGTGCCGACGTCGCTCAGCGGCCCGACGTCGGCGTGAGCAACGTCGGGTCGCTGCACCAACCATTCGAGGACGGCGTCACGATCGGCGTCTGTCGCCTGCATGCCCTCTCCGGCCACGACGAGCGCCGACAAGCTGCCGGTGACGACGAGGGCGCGCGAGAATAGGAATTCCGACAGCCGCCGCGAAAAATCATCGGCGTCCGTGCCGGCGCGAAGCCGGACACGAATGAGGAAACCAAAAACCGGACAGGCGGGAGACACGGGGAAGCTAGATCATTCGGTGCTTGCACTCCTCAGATGACAGGAGCGGCTACGGTGCCCGCACTCGATCGAGCACGAAGTGTATCGCGTCGATCACGAGCTGCGGCTCCTCGTGCTGCGTATCGTGGCCGCTGTGCGTCGTCTCGATGTGAAGGCCATTCCGCGAACGCTGAAACCACTCGTCGTGCAGCGCTCGCCAGACAACGTGGCCTTCGGGCCGCCCATTCACGTACGGCGCCTTCGGATCTGCTTTCATGCTCGTGATCACGGCGATCGGTATGTCGGGGAGCGGCGTTAGGCCCTCGACGGCGCCCGCGGCCTGAATGCGAACGGTCTCGCGTGTCTCGGCCGCCTGCGCGCCGGGCGGCGTCGTCTTGAGAATCGAATCGAAGAATTGCCGGAACGCGGCGGGGTAGCTGCTGTCGATCATGCCCCAACGCTTCACCTGTTGCTCGTGAGTGCCTTCGACGATCACGAGGCCGGCGACATCCTTCGGATACCGCGACGTGTAGAGCCTAACGAGGATGCTGCCATACGAGCGACCGACCAACACGAACGGCGTCGGCAGGCGGAGCCGGGTGAGGAGCTCGTGCAGCTCCGTCACTTCCTGTCGCGCCGAGCGATCAGCGGGGCCCGTCTCGGACCGGCCGAAGCCGGCGCGCGAGTACGCGATGACCGTCGCGCTCTTAGCGATCGTTGGCCAGATCGGCGACCACGTGTCGAGCGAGTCTCCGAGGCCCGCCTCGAAGACGACGGCGGGCGTTCCGGAACCAGAGCGGAGCACGTCCAACCGGTAGCCGCCGATATCGACGAGCTGGTGAGTCTGCCCGTTCGCCAGCGCCGGTGCAATCGCAAACAACCACGGACTCAGACTGCGTTTGACTCTCATGGGACGTTTCTCAGCTCCCTGCTACTTGCAGATGAGACCGCGAAAACAACTAAGCGCCTACGTCTCGAACCAGCACCCGAATCTCGCCAAGGTACGCGGCTCCGACGACGCGAACGACCTGAGTAGCACTCTCGATCCCCGTCGGCTCGTGTGCCTGGTTGATTGCGTTGGCCATTAGGGCGAATACGTCGAACATGACGTTCACGCCCGGCGGTACGATCAACGTGACGCGCGAGCCATATGCGCGGGCATCGAGCGTGAATCCCTCGGGGATCGTATTTCCGCGAAGATCGATCTTGACCTCGCCGAGAAATGAGCGTACGCGCAAGAGTCGGGGAACGGCCCACCGTCCGACGCGCCGCACCTCACCCGCCATTGCAAGGATGCGCCGTTCATGGGGCACCTCGACGAGCGCGCTCGAGTCGTCCGCTCGCCCGGGGAAGCTTCCCGGGACTTTGCGAGGTTGTGAAGACGTCATGACCTTCCTACGCCGAAGATGTCGTCGCGGTACCACCGGCCCAAAGTTCGTTAGACGACATTGCCTACCAGATTCCAGGGACGAGCCGTCGAGTTCGCGCCATGTACGCCGTGTAGGGCGCTCCGAGCCGCTCGACCAGCGCGCGCTCTTCGACGCGAATCCGATAGACGAATAACGGCGGCGCGGCAAGCAGGACGATCACCAAGCTGCCCCAATGGGTGAGGCAGAGGGCAAAGCCGAGGTGCAGCAGCAGCGCCGCGGCGTATGACGGATGTCGCAGGAACCGATAGGCGCCGCGCTCGACCACCGGTTGGTCCGGCCGGACCGTTACGGCACCACGAAAGTCCGCGCCGAGCATCCGAAAACAATGTCGGCGGAGCAAGCTCGCGGCGACGAGAATGACAAGCCCGACAACGAACACGGTCGTGCGGTAATGCTGCATGGCGAGGCGCGGCAGGTAGAGGGCGACGACGATCACGACCAACATCTCGACGCGCTGACCCATGACGAGTGGCCCGAACGATGGGTCGCGCGCTGCTGCGTCCGTGTTTCGCTCTGCCCGTCGCGCCTCGCGAAGGATGCGAAACTCCGGCCAGAATGCCCAGAGAAAGACCAGCCAGAATACAAGGCCCAGGGGCCAGGTGAATGGAATGGGAGTTAGCATACGCTCAATGCTGCATCGACGAAACGTCCACCGAAGGTTGCGTCGACACCAAAGTACGTCGCGATGTCGAGCTTGACGAGGACACAGGTAGATTCCAAGGCACCTGGCCCTGGTACGTGGTACCCGGCACCGACATCCCGAAATCCGCGGCATGATCAATCGACGCGCCCTATTCGCCGTCTCCTGCGTGAGTCTCTTCACCTTCGGCATCGTCCTCACGACGCTCGGGGCGGTGCTGCCGTCGATCATCGAGCGCTTCGGCATCGACAAGACCGCTGCCGGGTCGCTGTTTCTGCTCAACACGTTCGGGATCGTCATCGGCTCGATCGTCTTTGGACCGATCGTCGACCGGAACGGCTACAAGGAGATGCTCGTCGTTTCGACGGCGCTCATTATTCTCGGCCTCGAGGCGATCGCGTTCGCGCCATCGATGAACTGGCTGCGGGCAGCAGTGCTGATGACGGGCTTTGGCGCCGGCATCATCAACGGCGGCGCCAATGCCCTCGTGGCCGACATCAGTGTCGACGGGCGGACCGCTGGCTTGAGCAAGCTCCACGTCTTCTTCGGCGCCGGCGCCGTCGGCGTGCCATTCGCGTTAGGCATCCTCCTCGGCAGATTCACATATTCTATATTGATCGCTGCCGTCGGCGCGCTCTGTGTCATTCCGCTCGTGATCACCGCTGTCCCGCACTTTCCGACGCCAAAGCAGGCGCAGGGATTCCCGATCGCGACGGCGAAGGCGCTGCTCCGCGATCCGGTGCTGCTGACATTTGGCGTCATGCTCTTTCTCGAGAGCGGGATGGAGATCACCGTCGGCGGCTGGACGGCGACCTTTTTCAAGGAAGAGCTGCTGATCAGCGATCAGCGCGCGCTGGTGTACCTCGCACTGTACTGGTCTGGCCTCATGGTTGGCCGAATAGCCCTGAGCGCAGTCGTCCGTCGCGTGACGGCGTCGAGAGTGCTCGCGGGTGGCATCACGATCGCCTTCATCGCCGCATGGATCGTCATCACGACGCACGATCCGTCATTCGCCGCGCTCGGGGTCTTTCTCCTTGGCCTGGGCTTCTCGGCCACGTTTCCGGTGGTGCTCGGCCTCATCGCGGATCGGCATGTCGCACTCTCTGGTACCGCTTTCAGCGTTGCGATGGTCATGGCGCTCACCGGCGGAATGCTGATGCCGTATTTGACGGGTGTGTTAGGCACGGCGTACGGACTGCGCGGCTCCTTCCTGATCGTTCCGGCCGCGCTGCTGGGGCTCGCGACACTGCTCGGCGTGGCGAGCTCACGCCTTGTCCGCCACCCTCGGCCAGCCGCGTAGGGCATCGAATTCATTAGGCGATTCTTGCGCATCGGCTTGCGAGTCCATAAGACTTAATTGTCTCAGGAAAGAGGCCGAGATGCGTAGTCGTGTAATTGTCGCAATCGTCGCTCTGGTCGTGCCCGCGGCGCTGAGCGCTCAGCGCATTCCCCTGCCCATTGGGCGACGGCCGGCGCGACCGGAGCCCCTGCCGCCGCAACCCGGACCCATCGCCAACGAGTTGGCCTATAAGCGCTGGCGGATTTCGGTCGAGAGCTACCCGATCGTCAGCTATTTCCAGGCATCGGGCTTTCCATCATGGACAACGCTCGGCATGGGAAGTCGCGCCGATTACATGGTCAATCGGTATGTCTCGGCGACGCTGGACATGACGTCTTCGTTCATCGGCGGCCCCAATATAGTGAACACCGTCGAGGTGGGTACGCGCGCCCATCCCGAATGGGCAGAGCACAAGATTTACCCGTATATCGATCTCCGCGTCGGATACATCGCGTCGTACAACCGGCGATTGGGCTCGATCGACAATAGCTACGCCGATCCGGTCGCCACGGGCAGCTACGGCGCGCCGTACAGCCATGGCTTCGGCGCGATCGGCGGCGGCGGACTGGAGTATGCGCTGACGCATTCGTGGTCGCTCACCACGGGCGCGTCGGTGGTGCAGAGCCGGATGACGCCACACGACCTGTCCAGTCCGGATCTCAATAGGCCATACTCCATGACGGCGATCCGGTACACTTTCGGCGTCCGCTTCAATCCGGTCACGGTGATCAGACAAGGTGGCGACGCACGCTGATGAGAGGATTCTCATAAATGGCCGGTAGCTTTTGCTACCGGCCGTTTTCTTTTGGCGCACTGTATCGTCCTCGAGCGGGCCCTGTTCTTGCGACCGGGCACTCGTTTGGCGAGGTTACGATGTTCCGAATGTCCACTCGGAGCTCCCCCATGCGTGCTGCCATTGCGATGTTCTCACTTGTGTTGCCCGCGGTATTGAGCGCGCAGCGCATCGCCGTTCCCCTGCCAGTGACGACGCCTCGGCCGGCGCGCCCGGCGCCGCTCCCACCGCAGCCGACGCCCATTGCGCAGGACCTCGCGTACAGGCGACTCCGGCTATCGGTAGAGAGTTATCCGATGGTGAGCAGTTTCAGCGCGCCGGGCTATGCTAGCGACGGCCGCTTCGCGAGCTGGAGGAGCTTCGGCACCGGCACTCGAGCGGACTACCGCCTAACGCGCTACCTGTCCGCAACTCTGGACATGACATCGTCCTTTCTTGGAGGCCCCGCATTGGTGGAAACGGCCGAAGTCGGTACGCGGGTTGGCCGTCCGCGCGAGGGAGGTCGATTCTATCCCTTTGCGGATCTGCGCGCCGGCTACATCGCCGCCTTCACCAAAAATGCGGGGTCGATCGTGGGCGTTTATGGCGGCCCGACTCCCCAGGGCTCGTACGTGGCGAGCTATAGCCATGGGATCGGAGGCATCGGTGGCGCGGGATTCGAGTACGCCTTCACGCGAATGTTGTCGCTGACCACGGAGCTCTCGGTAATGCAGAGTGGGATGCAGACGCACGCGTTCGAGGGTCCGATCATCACCGACCGCCACTTCGGGATGACGACGATTCGCTATACGCTCGGGTTGCGATTCAATCCCGTTCGATACGTCCGGACGCCGGGAGAGGATACTCGTTAGGCCGGAACGCTCTCCGCTTAAAGCACAAGGAACGTCTAGTGCCTGCGACGATCCGTCTGCAGGACGAAAACGCGGTCAGGCTCATCCCCCGTCGCGACGGGGAGTGTCAGCACGAGCGCATTCTGCGTTTGCGAAACATCCACAGGTTCGTCGGTCGCGAGCATCGACGCGCGGACGACGTGGGCACCGAAGCTCGGGAGCGAGAGTACTCGATCCGGCCAGCTCAGCACGTGGACGAATACCGAGTCACCGCGCTGCGTCGTGACGCCCCATTCGCGTGGCGGAATCGGCCCGCCTCGCGTCCCATAGATCGAAGCTCCGTACCGCGAGAGCCAATCGCCTAACGCCTTCAAGCGCTCGGCGGCTTCGGGTTGGATTGTCCCATCGGGGCGTGGGCCGATGTTGAGCAGCAGGTTCGCGTCTCTCCCCGCAGCACGCACGAGATAGCCGATCAGCTCGCGCGGCGACTTCCAGCTCGTGTCGGTGATGTTGAACCCCCACGAACCGTTCATCGTCAACGACGTCTCGAGCGGCAGCGCGCCGATTTGCTTCGTGTTGAAGCCGGCGGTATTGGCGCCAGGCAGATCCTGCTCGAAGGTCTGCACATCTTCGCCGGGTAACGGCAGCTGATGATGATTCGGCACGATGAGCGCCGCCGGCTGGAGCGAATGGATCAACGCATAGGTTCGGTCCAGCCGCCAATTGGCGTCCGGCTTGTCCCACATGCCGTCGAACCAGATGCCGCCGATCGGACCGTAGTTCGTGAGCAGCTCGGTGAGCTGGCGATCCATGAAATCCAGATAGCGGTTCCAGTCACCGTTCTCCGGACGGCCCGTTGAAAGACCCGTGCGTCCGCGCGGCCAATAATCGGGGTGATGCCAGTCGAGTTGAGAATAGTAGAAAAAGAGCTTGATGCCCTGCCGGCGGCATTCCTCCGCCAGCTCCCTGAGCGGATCACGTGCGAACGGCGTCCAGTCGACGATGTTGTAGCGCGTCGCGTGCGTCGCGAACATCGCGAAGCCGTCGTGATGGCGACTCGTGATCGTGATGTACCGAGCGCCGGCGCGCTTCGCGATCGAGACCCACTCGTGCGCGTTGAACTTGACCGGATTGAAGGTCGACGCCAACCACTCGTATCGGTCGACGGTAATGCCGCGGTTCTGCATCACCCACTCGCCCTGGCCGAGGAGGCTGTACACACCCCAATGGATGAACATGCCGAATTTGGCATCGCGAAACCATGCGCGCGCCGCGGACCGCTCGGGAGGGATGTCGTTAGGTGCGACTTGCGCCCGCACGGTCGAGCGGGTGAGGACGAACAGCGCAACCGTGAGAAAGACGCGTTTTACGCTCGGCATGTCTCGAATGTCGTCAACGTGGTGCTATGCAAGCGCACTCGCAGGGGGCCCTGCATGCGTGATGAAGGCGCTCGCGTCGGCGGCCCGGCTCGGAAACGCGCTCGTGTACTGCTCGAGCCACCGGCGGACAAAATCGTCTGCGTCCGACGCACGCACCAGAGCGTAGACGCTGCCGCCGAACCCGGCGCCGAACGCCGAGGCGGCGACGGCTCCCGTCTCGCGCGCCATGCGCGCCAGGGCGATCGTCTCCGGGATCTGGTTCGAGAGTAATCGCGCCGCCCCTGCCTGCGACTCGTCGACAAGCGCACCGAGCCGATCGAGATCGCTCGTTGCGAGTGCGTCACCTGCCTCCTGAACGAGACGTGATTCGTTATTGAACTGCTCGACACGGTCGAGCACTTCGCGCCGGCTCCCCAACATCTCGCGGAAATCGGCGACGCCGCCCGGCGCCTCTTCCAGTGCGGCGCTGAGTGTTGCGGCGTGGCTGTGGGTTGCCTCCCGCCATACGTTGAGCGCCTGGGCGGCGAGCGCCGAAGCGCGGTTGTACCGCTCGAGGGCGCCACCCGCTTTGGCCGCCACAACACCGCTCGACACCACAGCCAACACGTGGTCGTTCGGCAACGGCACCATGCGGTCGCAGCGAACTGGCAGGTAGCTGTATTGCACGAGCGCGCCCGGCCGAGAACAGAGAATCGCCGTATGATCCTGACTTCCGCCCTGAGTCCCGACGCCGGCATCGCCAGCAAGCCTTCCATAGCCGGACCCGTTCTCGACGGCGCCCAGGTAACCGGCGAGCTCCTCGACGCCACGAATCGCAGCCTGATATTCCAGACGTGCTTCGAGATCGTTCGCATCGGAGAGCGCGAGGAAGGTCGCCACCATGAGTGCACTCGAGCTACTTAACCCTGCTGCGGAAGGCAAATCGCTCGCAAACGCGAGATCGACTCCACGACGCGTTCCGGGAAAGTTCCGCGCAACGCGACGACTTACCGTCAGCGGGTAGTTCGACCAGTGACCGCGCGGCGGCACGAGATCGGTATCGAGCTCGTGCTCGACGCTGTCGCCGGAATTCGCGTCGCGAAAGCGAAGTCGCCGATCGCTCGGCGCGGCGGCGACCGCGAAGCCACGCTCCACCGCGCAGACGAGGCTTGGACCGCCCGCGTAATCGGTGTGCTTGCCGAGGAACTCGATGCGACCGGGCACCCACCAGATGCGCGCGTCACGTGCTTCCGGCCCGAGGGCATCGAGCGCGCGATCGAACAGTGCTGCTTTCGACTCGAGCGCACCGCTGGTCAGGCCGATCGCGCCCAGTCGTAACGCAATTGCTTTGACAATTGAGCTCACAGCTTCGCGAGAAGCTTGCGTTGGTTCGCGAGAATCTGATCGAGTTTCTTTTGATTGTTGGCAATGCGATCGAGCTTCTTCTGATTCGCCTCGATACGTTTCTGATTCGCGAGGATTTTTCGCTGGTTGGCGAGAATCAGTTTCTGGTTCGCGACGGTCGCATCCTGGGCCATGACGTTCTCCTTTCAGTTCAGGGTAGTCTCGTTTATGAACTGCCTGGCCTAGAGGCGAACCGGAACGCCACGAAGCCGGGCGGTCACCTCCGGAATATCGCCGCGATGCGAGAGATCGAGCACCGCTGCTCTCACCGGAAGTGCGCGAAGGCGCATACCAAGGTGCTCGATCGCCCATTGTATCGCATTCGGAAGCTCAACCTCACTTCGTGCTGACGGCGCGACCCGCCGGCACGCTTCGAGAATTGCCGGCGTCAGAAGCCAGACATTCATGCTCACGGCGGCATCCGGACCAAAGGCGCGCTCCGTTTCCGCATCCGGCTTCTCGACGACTCGGCGTAAGTAGCCGTCATCGTCGACGTCGAGCAGTGCGTAACGCGCTATGCGCTCCGGGGGAATGTTGCCGTCGCGAATGAGGGCGTCGCGCTCGAAGGCAGGCAGCGCCGGCTCGCGTTCGGCGCGGAGCAGTCGCAACACCTCGGGTGGATAATAATTGTCGGCATTGAGGACGACAAACGCGTCCTCACCAATGAAGCCTGAAGCAGCGAGAAGGGCGTCGGCAGTGCCTAACGGCTTCTCCTGGATCGCGAAGTTCACTCGAACGCGGCTCGGCGGATTCTTCTCGTAATACTCGCGCACGACGCCGTGCTCCGGGCCGATGACGAGGCAGGCCTCGGTAAATCCCGCATCGGCGAGCGCGCTGAGGACGTAATCCAGAAAAGGCCGATCGATCGCGATCATCGCCTTGAGTCCGGTGTCGGCGACGGCGGCCTGCTCACGGCTCAGTTGCGCCCGGTCGTCGGCGACGCGCATTCGCGTGCCCAGGCCGCGGGCGAGGATGACGGCCTTGGTCGGTGCCGAGGACATCGCCTTCTCCGCGGTGCCGTCCGAGCGCGACCAGAGTCGCGGCAGGAGCCTAACGAGGTAGATGCCGCTTGCGACGAAGAGGACGATCCAGATCGCGCCCTGCGCCAACCGCCCGTACAACAAGCTCCCTGACCCAAAGAGTGCGGCGTACACGAAGGTGCAGCCGGCCACCCACGCAAGCAGCGATTGCGCGAGGGAATCGGGCGACGGCCCGAGGCCGCCGCGCTCGCGGACCTCGCGCCAGCCCGGGCCTGGTGGTCGCACGAGTGCGTAGAAGCGCTCAAGGGTCACCGCATCCGTCGGCTCGGTGAGGTACGTCGCCACAACCCAGCTCACGGTCGTGACGATAATCGTCACGAGGAGCACCGTGGTCGCATCGATCGTTGCACCGGCCTTCTGAGCCACGAAGAACGCAATGGACACGATGAACGAGCTCGCCATTGCGGCGATCTCGCTCCACGCATTGATCCGCCACCAGAACCAGCGAAGGAGATAGATCAATCCAGTTCCGGCACCAATCGACATGAGCAGATTGAAGCTCTGCTGCGCCGACGTGAGCACGAACGTCACGCCGGCGGCCGCCAGCATGAGCAAACCAGTAATGATTCGGCCGACGAACACGTAGTGCCGCTCGTCCGCGCTCGGCCGCACGAAGCGTCGATAGAAATCGTGGACGATGTACGACGTGCCCCAATTCAAGTGCGTCGACAGCGTCGAGACGTATGCGGCCAGCATCCCCGCGATCATCACACCGAGGAATCCCGTCGGCAGAAACTTGAGCATTGCCGAATACGCCATGTCGTGACCAATGAGATGACGATCGACGTACGGGAACGTGGCCGCGATATCTGAGAGGTTTGGGAAAACGATCATCGACGAGAGTGCGACGATGATCCACGGCCACGGACGCAACGCGTAGTGCATCACGGTGAAGAAGAGCGTACCAGACAACGCGTCGCGCTCGCTCTTGGCCGCCAGCATGCGCTGGGCGATGTAACTCCCTCCCCCTGGCTCGGCGCCGGGATACCAGACCGACCACCATTGCACGGTGAGCGGAATGACGAGCAGCGACGCGGTGAGCTTCCAGTCGCCGAAATCGGGAAGGACGTTGAGCGTCCGTTCCGGAATCTTGTGAAAGAGTCCGGTCAGGCCACCCACTTCGGGCTGCTTCACGGCAAAGTAGGCGGCGGCAAACGAGCCGGTCATCGCAACACCGAATTGAATCAGATCCGTCACCATCACGCCCCACAGTCCCGACGTCGCCGCAAAGGCGATGTTGAGTACTGTGCAAACGGCGAGCGTCTGCATCATTGGCCAGCCGAGGACCACGTTCGCGATCTTGACGGCGGCGAGGTTCACTGCCGCCATGATCATGCAATTGAAGAAGAGACCCAGATACAGCGCGCGGAAACCACGAACGAACGTTGCTGGCCGTCCGGAATAGCGGATTTCGTAAAATTCGAGATCGGTGAGCACGCGCGACCGGCGCCAGAGGCGCGCGTAGAAGAAAACCGTCGCCATTCCGGTGAGGAGAAACGCCCACCATGCCCAGTTGTTCGCGACGCCGCCCTCGCGGACAAAGTTCGTGACGAGATTCGGCGTGTCGGTACTGAAGGTCGTCGCGACCATCGACACGCCGATGAGCCACCATGGCGCCGCGCGCCCCGAGGTGAAGAACTCGGCGGTGCTCTTCCCAGCGCGACGGGCAAGCAGGATCGCCGGTGTGAACGACACGGCGATCGACACGAGGACAATCAGCCAGTCGACCCTGGTGGGCTTCATGCCGTCGGCTCGGCCTGGAGGGTCAACACTTCGAACGGCGCGAGGAGCACGTCGTGCTCGGTGCCGGCGCGCAACCGCACCGGCGCGCGGCCGCTGTCGCGGAACCACGGGCTGCGCGCGACATATTGACGAGCACCTTCCGGCGGCAGCTCGAACGCGTGCTCGACGTCGAGCCCGAAGCGCTGCTGCACGCCATTCGGGTTTCGCAATGTGATAATTCCGCGCCGCGGCGACCACGACGCCCAACCGTAGACCTGAAGCTGCTTCGGGTCGCCGCCTAACCAGTGCGTGTCGACGAGCGTCGCGGCGTTGCCGCGGGACCACTTTGCGGCCTCGGCGAGGAAGGCCCACTGCGTGTTCGCGAGCGTCGGCGTGACGTACATCTCCTGGAGCTGAGTCCCTGTGCCGAAGTAGGAGTGTACCTCGTCGACGAAGTCACGATACGGATCGGCCGCGAGCTTCTTCGCGTAGCGCGCGTACACGAGGCCGTGCAGCATCAGCGAATTCAGTGGATAGAGTGCGCCGCGCCTAACGACGTGCTCGTAGGTGTCGCCGTCGCGGTAGGTGATCCACTGCTGACGATCCGTGCCGACGCCCGCAAAGTCGTGGTCCTCGCCACCGCGCCAGATCGAATCGGCGTAGCGCAGCCAGAAGGGCGACGGATAGGTCCCCGTCGTCAGGTTGATGTAGATATCCGGCTTCTCGGTGCGCAGTGATTCGATGAGATGAATCGCGGCGTCGAAGTCGCTGTCGAACGTACTCCCCGGAAATGCCCTCGAGGCATTGCCGGTGCCATCGAACTTGAACTGATTGACGCCGAACTCGCGTATCATCCGAAAGCAGGTCTCGCGGAATCGCTCGTAGTACTTCGGCCCGGAGAGGGCGAAACCACCCTCGTTCGTCTCGAACCCCTGCTGCTGCGCGAACTCGAGGCGCTTCTTCTTGGGATCGCCGTATCCGCCCCAGGGTGACATCCAGATGCCGGGCCCCGCGCCGT contains:
- a CDS encoding sugar phosphate nucleotidyltransferase, coding for MKPTRVDWLIVLVSIAVSFTPAILLARRAGKSTAEFFTSGRAAPWWLIGVSMVATTFSTDTPNLVTNFVREGGVANNWAWWAFLLTGMATVFFYARLWRRSRVLTDLEFYEIRYSGRPATFVRGFRALYLGLFFNCMIMAAVNLAAVKIANVVLGWPMMQTLAVCTVLNIAFAATSGLWGVMVTDLIQFGVAMTGSFAAAYFAVKQPEVGGLTGLFHKIPERTLNVLPDFGDWKLTASLLVIPLTVQWWSVWYPGAEPGGGSYIAQRMLAAKSERDALSGTLFFTVMHYALRPWPWIIVALSSMIVFPNLSDIAATFPYVDRHLIGHDMAYSAMLKFLPTGFLGVMIAGMLAAYVSTLSTHLNWGTSYIVHDFYRRFVRPSADERHYVFVGRIITGLLMLAAAGVTFVLTSAQQSFNLLMSIGAGTGLIYLLRWFWWRINAWSEIAAMASSFIVSIAFFVAQKAGATIDATTVLLVTIIVTTVSWVVATYLTEPTDAVTLERFYALVRPPGPGWREVRERGGLGPSPDSLAQSLLAWVAGCTFVYAALFGSGSLLYGRLAQGAIWIVLFVASGIYLVRLLPRLWSRSDGTAEKAMSSAPTKAVILARGLGTRMRVADDRAQLSREQAAVADTGLKAMIAIDRPFLDYVLSALADAGFTEACLVIGPEHGVVREYYEKNPPSRVRVNFAIQEKPLGTADALLAASGFIGEDAFVVLNADNYYPPEVLRLLRAEREPALPAFERDALIRDGNIPPERIARYALLDVDDDGYLRRVVEKPDAETERAFGPDAAVSMNVWLLTPAILEACRRVAPSARSEVELPNAIQWAIEHLGMRLRALPVRAAVLDLSHRGDIPEVTARLRGVPVRL